The following coding sequences are from one Aphelocoma coerulescens isolate FSJ_1873_10779 unplaced genomic scaffold, UR_Acoe_1.0 HiC_scaffold_193, whole genome shotgun sequence window:
- the LOC138101112 gene encoding sentrin-specific protease 3-like, producing the protein MKGPSPTGWAGVGEGRGCSRAAPPPPAPLPPPAEGPILISNVIGGGGAEPGPRPPPGPAPHPAPPPARAPPPAQPSPPLREEHVTCVQSILDEFLQAYGSLIPVSADEVVEKLEDIFQQEFSTPQRRGSVQQLLQSYQRLPGNALLRGFRVSYKRHVLTMDDLQTLYGPNWLNDQVMNMYGDLVMDAVPDKVHFFNSFFYDKLRTRGYEGVQRWTKNVDIFGKELLLIPIHLEVHWSLVAVDVARRTITYFDSQRTLNRRCPKHICRYLQAEADKKERPDFREGWRGAFKMNVARQNNDSDCGAFVLQYCKFLALGRPFSFTQQDMPHLRRLMYKELCHCQLAL; encoded by the exons ATGAAg ggcccctccccaACGGGCTgggcgggggtgggggaggggcggggctgctcccgggctgcccctcccccccctgcgcccctccccccccccgccgagGGCCCGATCCTGATCAGCAACGTCATCGGAGGGGGAGGGGCCGagcccgggccccgccccccgcccggccccgccccccaccctgccccgccccccgcgcgggccccgccccccgcccagcccagcccccccctGCGCGAGGAGCACGTGACCTGCGTGCAGA GCATCCTGGACGAGTTCCTGCAGGCCTACGGGAGCCTGATCCCGGTGAGCGCCGACGAGGTCGTGGAGAAGCTCGAGGACATTTTCCAGCAGGAATTCAGCACCCCCCAGAG GCGGGGCTcggtgcagcagctgctgcagtccTACCAGCGGCTGCCCGGGAACGCGCTGCTCCGCGGCTTCCGCGTCAGCTACAAGCGCCACGTGCTCACCATGGACGACCTGCAGACGCTCTACGGCCCCAACTGGCTCAACGACCAG GTGATGAACATGTACGGGGACCTGGTGATGGACGCCGTGCCCGACAAG gTGCATTTCTTCAACTCCTTTTTCTACGACAAACTGCGCACGCGCGGCTACGAGGGCGTCCAGCGCTGGACCAAGAAc GTGGACATTTTCggcaaggagctgctgctgatccCCATCCACCTGGAGGTGCACTGGTCGCTGGTGGCCGTGGACGTCGCCCGCCGCACCATCACCTACTTCGACTCGCAGCGCACGCTCAACCGCCGCTGCCCCAAG cACATCTGCCGCTACCTCCAGGCCGAGGCCGACAAGAAGGAGCGGCCGGACTTCCGCGAGGGCTGGCGGGGAGCCTTCAAGATG aaCGTCGCCCGGCAGAACAACGACAGCGACTGCGGCGCCTTCGTGCtgcag TACTGCAAGTTCCTGGCGCTGGGGCGCCCGTTCAGCTTCACGCAGCAGGACATGCCCCACCTGCGCCGCCTGATGTACAAGGAGCTCTGCCACTGCCAGCTCGCCCTGTGA